In the Trichoderma atroviride chromosome 4, complete sequence genome, GGATATACCTGGGGCCCTTTtgctcgtcgtcatcgtcgtcagaATTGTGCTGCTGTCCGTCAAAAATGCGAATAGGCTGAGCCCTTCCCGCGCCAATCTTGGCGGGTGGTAGCGAGCGACGTTTCGCGTCATCATCCCAGTGCTGGGGTTCGTCGTTCAGAATGTCGGTGAAGGCGCGCTGCTTGGGCCTCTGGCCGGAATAGGGAGAGACAACGTTGGCGGATTCGGCATTTTCAACCTCTTCCCTGGAGCCAAAAAGATGCAGAGAAGCATGAGGATCTCGCATGGCATTGGTCGAAGCGTTGCCCCGTGCCTTTGGAGTGCTGTTGCCATTCTGAGCTTGCGCAGGGGTAAAGGTGGACTTGATGCAAGACTGAATGAGGTTGAGCTGTTCTTTGCCATCCTTGATGGGCCAGTTGCGACCGCTTTTCCCGATGATCTCGAGCTGCTTTAGGAGCGAGGCCTGGTCCCATTGCTGGCGGATTTGCACAATCTTGCCCTCGTCATCGAAAGTCACGATATGCATCTGTCGGTTACGCAAGCAAGGATCAAGTTAGCCGCGTCTCAGAGACTTTGATACTGCCGTCAAGGATAACGACCCGGCAAAACGCGACAATTGGGGTTTGGATTGGCAACTCACAATAGGCAGGAAAGCTTCTCGATCAGAGAGGAAGTTGTCGTCGAGACCAGGCAGATAAACCCCGCCGCTGGTGATGAACTCGATGTGTGTGtcggcctcgacggcgatgatgctcTGGCCGTCAATTACGTTGAGCAcgtcttccttcttcttcttgacctgCCTTTGCAGGTTGCTGAGATGCTTGATGATCTGGTCGGCGCCGACAATAGACGTGAGCGTGGTCACGTAGTGCAGCGAAGCATTGTCAGCCAACAGCGCCGAGCTGGGCGAGGCCAGAAACTGCTTGTAagtggcagccatggcgtgAGGGAGGTTGATGCGGCGGGAAACGTTGAGATGTTCGCGATAGAGTCGCTAGACGCTGGACGCTGCCGACTAAGGATGGATGCGCTGGAAGCGTCTACAGATTGCGATTGAGCGGCTGTGGCTTGAGATGATGTTCAGATCGCTTGTGACGCCAAAGTGACGATGACGCTGGGAGCGCGCAGAAAGGAAAGGATAACGAGTGGAGCGATGGGTATGAGCCGTCAAGGAAAGAAACGAAGCTCCAGCTGTCGATGCAAACACGACAGGTAGGGAAGAGGACAAGTTAATATGTCCAGAGGGAGGGCAACGAGAAAAGATGGAGGCAGATCAAAACAAGCTACTGGTGGTTGTCGTGGCGGGGGTTTTTCTCACCAGTGCCTGGCAGGTTTCTGACCAGGTACCCCAGACTCCCCTGCCAGGTacaagcagctgcaggcgcCGCACGCAGGCGTTGCCGGTACTCGCAGTCCACGGCGCAGGTAGAGCTCTAGTCGTCCTAGTCCGAACAGCCTGCCTTAATTGGAGGGCACAATGCGGTTTGAGATTCAATCCAGTGAAGCGCGCCCCAGTGTGgcctgtgctgctgcttctagGGTGAGCTTGAGACCCGACAGCGGCCCCTGTAGAAACGGCTGCAGCAAGTAAATGAAATGAAAGGACGGCTGGCCACACCGCGAGCTTGCGGCAGCAAGGGGCCTCGAGGAGGATTCCCCAGGACCGgcttaggctgctgctgttactGCAGTCGTGGCGGGCAGTTGGCAGAACTGGAGCCAGCGTGGTTGGTGGGTTGATTGGCGGAACTGGCGGAGCATGTTTGCCTCCAGTGTTGTCTGTATACATCTAGATAGTGTATCTTAATCTCGTAGCTGCCTGGGCCCCAGATGCTCAAGGTTCTTGTCTATTGTTTACGATACTGCCGAGCAAGTTGCCATGATATGAGTCTAGGTTCTTCCATCTCTACCCATGTACTTCAGTTGTAACAGCGGTGTCCTCTCTGCGCTTCGTATATGGCCACTGACTTATACCGACTTTTTGCAGTTTTTACCCCGTACTCGTACATGTGCATACACAGACGCTCTCCCGCGCATATAAAAAACAGCCTCACGCAGGTACTGGTACGCACGTCTGACAGGCTCCCGGTCCGGCGCCCCCTCATTGGTGAATGCGCTCGCGAACCGTTGTCGTGGCGCGACTGACGCGCAGCAGAGCGGAGGGCCAGAAATGGAGGGGCTCGACTATGCAGGTACCTCGCGATACTTGCGCTCTACAAGAGGCACGTGTCGCGAGACTGTTGCTCTCCGTCTGGTACTGCGACCAGTTGTACCACCGCTTGATCCAAGCAACGCGACCAAATGAAAGTGCTCCCAGGCGATATCACAGGGCTGGCTAGTCGTGTTTCTGCCATCTCGTAG is a window encoding:
- a CDS encoding uncharacterized protein (EggNog:ENOG41); translated protein: MAATYKQFLASPSSALLADNASLHYVTTLTSIVGADQIIKHLSNLQRQVKKKKEDVLNVIDGQSIIAVEADTHIEFITSGGVYLPGLDDNFLSDREAFLPIMHIVTFDDEGKIVQIRQQWDQASLLKQLEIIGKSGRNWPIKDGKEQLNLIQSCIKSTFTPAQAQNGNSTPKARGNASTNAMRDPHASLHLFGSREEVENAESANVVSPYSGQRPKQRAFTDILNDEPQHWDDDAKRRSLPPAKIGAGRAQPIRIFDGQQHNSDDDDDEQKGPRYIRAHPAKYQHFAMNDGSAEESEGSNAASSARPVAPKAKSKHGSTWSFDDFTTPVKAKPGRAQGSNPDARRFDTGEERAAEPVKPMVGKARRDAEAHFEMQDDGELPPEERRIATKSRGAIRNDGLYNNNLFDREAEEAPAGRALGNITNVKDRGKHFDPHFAMSDESPVPAAPRQPVTESLQKVIKTMNTSWSLADESPAPQKENRAQPGQAPPPDTKIHIAGDGMGGKKGAQRDFIFGGDSAAEAPKQMIGRRGNNGTQKSAHWDL